A window of Loxodonta africana isolate mLoxAfr1 chromosome 3, mLoxAfr1.hap2, whole genome shotgun sequence genomic DNA:
CCACATTCTTGATGTTgttaaaaaaatccactgccttcgagtcaatgttgttattagttgctgtcaaattggctcagactcatggtgaccccatgtataacagaacgaaatgcttcctggtcctgtgccatcttcatgatcattggtatgcccAAGTCCATTGTTGGCGgttgctgtgtattttgagtgccttccaacttgggaggctcatcttccagcattatatcagatatacaatgctctgttgtgatccgtagggttttcagtggctaatttttggaagttgatcaccaggccttcttcctactctgccttagtctggaagccccactaaaacctgtccaccatgggtggccctgctggtatttgaaatactgatggcatagcttcgagcatcacagcaatgcacaagccaccacaggatgactcactgacagacaggtcgtGGATTCCTGAAGAGGGGGGTGGTAGTTTTCCTATGCCCAGCATATACCTGTAGGGTTGAGGAGCATGAGGGTCAATCCGACAAAGCCATGCCTTTGCTTTGAATGCACAGACACTGAGTGTTCCTTGTGTGCCAGGCCCATGCTGGGCGCTGAGTAAACAGGACACTAAACAGGACATGCTTGGCTGTTCTTTGGGGAATATCGAGCCAGCATTATAACAGGCAAGTGACTCCCAGAAGAAGCATAGAGAGCCAAGGAAAATGGGATCCAACCAAGTCCAGGGGTGCTCAGAGAAGGCTTCCTGTAGAAGCTTCATTTCAGCTTACATCTGATTGatctttttttctccccccacTTTTTATTCTCTGTGATcaactttatttttttaccaCAAGTCAAACATACTGTTGTTTCTCagatcttaaaaaacaaacaaaagcaaaaacgaaACTTTCTCCTGATCGCACTTCTCCCAAAACACATTTATGTTCTGTCCTTATATGAGACTCCTCACAGGAGTTGTCTTTACTCACTTTAATTttagtttctttatttttattgtggtgaaaatatacacaccaaagcaTTCACCAATACAACAACTACCACCTTGACAATTCGATtgcattgattatatttttcatgttGTACCACTGTtgccactatccttttccaaaatatcccaccaccattaatgTAAACTCGTGGCCCCCAAACAAGAAATCTTCCTTTTCCCCCTCCTTCTCATCCTTGGTAATCATTAATAATCTTGGTTTCTAtgtatactggagccctggtggcacagtggctaagagatcggctgctagccataaggtcagcagtttgaatccaaccagccactccttgaaaaccatacgaggcagttctactctgtcctatagggtagctgagtCGGAAGGAACTCCACAGTAACGAGTATATGCTGATTGATCTTTTAACAACCAAGAGTCCTCATATTACTCCCCGGTTTAGAATTCCTGGGGAGCGCCCCAGTGCTTATTGGATAAGGTAACCAACTTGTCTCACCTTGCCCAGGCTTCCCCTGTTATTTAGCACCAAAATGCCTGCATTCCAGAAAATTCCTCAGTCCTAGGCAAATCAGGACTGTTGTTCATCCAACAACCCAACCAAATCCAGACTCTCTAGATCCTGCCGCTTCAAGACTTCTACGTGTTCCAGAAAAGATGCTGGAGTTATTTACGTCTGCTGCCGTAAAGAGTATCTTCCAGCAGTAAAACTCAGACGTCTGTATGTGTTCACTTCTGTACACATTTGAGCTAATgttatgtgcctgtgtgtgtataaACTAAATTGAAGCTACTTTGATTTATTGAACAGTTTGTCAATGAGAACTATTATCATTTGCTCTTCCTTCCATAAATAGAAATGCTTTTCATcgcattttttcaaataaaaaaaattaaggtcaCAGAAATGGAACACAAAGTAAACCTGATCCTCCCATATTTGATTTACTCAAGGCACAAATCTACAGCTGGAAAAGTTGTCTCCCATACTCCAGCCACCTCCTACAGATACTGAAGCAGGGACATGGTAGCTCACTGGGTTTCACACAGCTAGAAGGTGATAGTGCCTGCCAGGAGCTGAGTTTCCTGGCTCCCATACCTTGACGACCTCAttgttaaggtccctgggtggtgcaaatagttaatatgcccagctgctgactgaaaggttggaggtttgagttcgcCCAGAGGCAATTtgaaagaaacgcctggtgatctacttccgaaaaatcagccattgaaaaccctctggagcacagttcagaggtctccatgaattggagtcgattggatggcaactggttttggtaccTTCCTGGATTCACCTCTCACCACCACCCTCCATTTCAGGAGACAACTGGGCATCCCAGAGCATTTAGTCATCTAGCTCTTCCTTCCtgtgtacctactatgtgcttggCTCTGAATGAACTGCTCAGCCATGGCCCCACCCCAAGAACTGGTCTGTCTGTACCCTCCTACCTCCATGCAGAGGGGCTGCCTCAGGAAATACCCTTTTCAATCCTCGGCTGGCACTAGTGGTGCCATggcagaaaggtgtggcaatctgcttccattaagatgacagcctgggaaaccctgtggggcagttctactctgtcctatatggtcactatgagtcagaataaactccaaggcacacaacaacaacaaatacatacaaTAAGGTCCCTAAaaaaagtccctaggtggtgcaaatggttcgtGATAGACTGCTAACatcaaaaccacccagcagcatcacagaagaaaatcctggtgatctgcttccataaagattacaggcaagtaaaccctatagagtagttctactctgtaacacattgggttgccatgagtaagaatcaactagatggcaacaggtttagtttttgggttttttttagctatatgcccaagagaaataaaaacatatgtcctCACACAAAAGtttgtgcataaatatttatagcagcattattcacaatagccaaaaggaggaaaaaaatccaAGTGTCCagcaactgataaatggataagtaaaacatggtaaatccatacaatgaaatattatttggccataaaaaggaataaagtacatGTTAAGACATAAATGAAcctcaaaaatattatgctaagaaaaagaagccagacacaaaaagtcacatattgtatgatttcatttatgtgaaatgtccagaacagggaAGTCTATAGGtaaagaaagtagattagtggttgcctatgGTTGgaatgggatgaggggaatggacggatggatagatggacgggtggatgggtggacggGTGGGAGGGTGGTGGGTGGGCGGATGGgcagatgggtggatggatggatggacgggatttctttttgaggtgatgaaaatgttctaaaatgaaTTGTGATTGTTGCACGTatctgtgaatgtactaaaagccCTTGAATTGTACACTATAATTGGGTGAGttgtatgatatgtgaattatatctcaataaagctgttaaacaaaatttttttaaaaatttgaaggcCAAAAAAGAATAGAGGAGGAAGGCCatagaagaggagaaagaagtggAGTCAGGTGTGAAGTCATCAGCTGAGGCAGCTAAAAATCACTCTGGTTCTGGGGCTGGACCCTCTTGGGTTGGAATCCTGACTGTGCCACTTACTGGTTGGGTAACCTTAGACAAtttacctctctgaacctcagttttcccatctgcagAATACGAGCAACAATGTTGGTCTTCCAAGATTCGAGGAGATGATGAGCAATGAAGTTGATATTATCTGCACTGTTGAATGTGGAATGTGCGGGCATGGACGTAATGAGAGCGGTGATGATGGATTGTTCATAGcaggagctggggctggggtgaCCCTTGTGGTTGAGCTGGGACACAAGCTCTGACTAATTTGGGTGCTCTGCCTTTACCACCTTAGCCAGGGGTGCCAGCTGAGCCTTGCCTTCACTCACCCTATGGGTGTTTGTCTCTATTTCCTCACCAAAGGCTGTGCCAAGGGTGTGTCGCTCTTGTCATGAGGTTGCTGGAGCAACAGAAAACTACCTGGCCAATAAAGGCCAGACGGCTGCGCTGCCCAACTCATTCACAGACCAGGCTGTCGGCAGAGGCCTGGGAAGATCCCACACTGTCGGCCCATTCTCCCAGATTAGCACTTGCCTGGCCCCTCCCTGGTGCCCAGACTTGTGCTGGCAGGTAGGAGAGGGCGAGACTTGTCCTGGCCTTAAGGAGCAGCTACATTTAGAGTCGGTAAGTGCTTTGGCAGATTctaccactctctctctctctcgatcGCTCACCTCCCTTTAGCAATGGATGAGCTGACCAGTTTGTTCCAGAGCTAAAGAAATTTCCTtctgtccattcatccatccacctacccatccacccatcttATTTTCATTtgcccatttatttatttgttcactcAACAAATTCCCATCAACATCACCTCTGTGCCAATCCCCATGCTTGTGGCCCTGATGGAGATAGAGATAAAGAAATCAAGGTTCCAATCCTGAAAACTAAGCTGTCAGTTCTGCCATGAGAATATGAATGAAAGGCACTATAGTAATGCAAGTATTACCAGGCAGAGTGGGAGTCCAGAAAAGGGAGAGGCCACTTACAGTGGATTAGCGAAGATCATAAAACCTACCTTGCTATTGGCACTGCTGTAAACCATCTTGCACTCTTCCCAGGtccttttcagatgagaaaaccaagattCGGAGTGGGGAGTGAGTTGTTCACAGTCTCACAGCTGGGAAGGGGCTGAGGCAGGAGTTGATTCTGGTCTGTCTGGCTCCTGAGCCCAGCCCAGGCTCCTTCCCCTTTCACAGCATTTGGTTCCTCTTTCCCCAGCACTGGctcccattttctctctctctctgtgagaGAGAGACTGATTTAATGTACATCTTTGTCACAGACTAAAGATACTCAAGAAGTATTTGCTGGATAGATATATGAATAGGTGGTTGTTTGTATAAACGAGTGGATGAATGGGTGCGCAggcagatggatgggtgggtgggtggatggatggaggttgtttttgttaggtgccgttgagccaattttgactcatagcaatcccatgtggtggagtagaactgcctcaatagggttttcttggctgtaatctttatgggagcagactgccaggtctttgtcctatggagccactggttGAGTTCcatccaccaacctttcagttagcagctgagcacttaaccttttgcactactAGTGCtcctggatggatggatggacggatgaacagatggatggatggacagatgggtgaATGGGTGGATGGGATCTTGACTGGTGAAGAATTTCAAGGGCATTCCAAGCTGAGGaggaagtgttaaaaaaaaaaaaaaaagcaaggagatGGAAAAATGACAAGAATATGGCCAAAATCATTCTGTTCAGCCAGAAAATAGAAAAGCAGGAGTCCGTGATGAGAGTGGAGAAATTGGACAGATGATCATCATGCCCAAGGCAGAGAGAGGGAGATGGTTTGATCTCTTCTGATCAACCCACTGAGGCAGTTTCAAAGTAATATTTCCCACCTGATGACATTCTAATTTTAAACCCAACACCAAATCATCTCCTTGGTGATTCATCCCCAGTCAGTCAGCTCCTGGGTGGCCAAGGAGTGTGTATAAAGGTGCTTGtcctgcttggaaaccctggcagcgtagcagttaagtgctatggctgctaatcaaaaggtcagcagtttgaatccatcaggcattccttggaaactctatggggcagttctactctgtcctatagggtcactatgagtcagaattgattcaacggcaacgggtttggtttttttgtttttgtcctgcTCGTCTACTCAGGGCCTTCAGTGGGGAGACCAGTCCATCACAGGCTGATGAGTGTCCTGAGGGAAGGATGGGGGGGCTCCAGAAGGATGATTTTGTGGAGTGTGTCTAGAAGGAGTTCTGGGGACACCCAGGGATGGGAGAAAACACTGGAGTGTCACAACAGAGAGGACATAATTCATGGAATATCATCTCCTGCCCAGATCTGACCCTAACATGTACCAAGTGCCACCACTGGGCTCCTATCCAAGCTCACAAATTCAGATAGACAAAATTCTCTGGCCCCTGAGCCCCTCTGCATTCCCTTGGAGACCCCCAACCTCTCTTCTCTTGGTCATCAGGATCCAGACAAGGGTGCTGAGGGATTGATTCagtgtcaaagaagaaaatgaacaaCGCTGTGCCTTTGAAAGAGGTAGGCTGGGTGCAGTTTGGGAGGGTGAGGGCATTTAGGGGTGGAGACGAGGAGCTTAATGTCccagagagggtggagggagtgaAAAATCAGGACCTGAACTCTGAACTGGAAGGTACTTTGTGATCAtgaagatgaggaaacagagagatGGAACCCGGGTAAGTGTGGATGAAGGGACAGATACATCTGCTTCCAATGATTGAGTGCTTATTGCTATGACGTTCAGCATCCTGGTTCTCTTCTAGAAAGCAAATTTGATCCCAATATCTGTCCTGTTATGGGATGAGTTAGGATCTTAGTATTTCCTTTCAAAATTACGAGATCTCTGCAAGTGAGGAACCAATGAAGGAAGGCTCAGAACACTCTTGGGAAAGATGAGGAGAGACACAAAGCCACCAAATGTGACAACTGGAAGGGATCTTCAAAATCCCGCATATATTCAGTGtctatatttggaaactgaggctcagataggAGTAATGACTTGTTCAAGTTCACACAGGGGCTACAACACAGCCGGACCCCAGGTCGGGTTGCCAGAtttggcaaataaaaatacagaatgcccagttaaattgaatttcagacaaacaacaaataattttgtaGTACAAGTATGTCCCATACAATATTGGGACATATTTTACTCAATTATCGGTTgtttttaccagttgccattgagtttataccaactcatggtgaccccatgtgtcagagtagaactgtgctccacagttttcaatggttgtttattttttgaaagtagatcactagatctttcttccaaggtgcctctaggagGACCAGAAGCTCCAACATTTTggtgagcacttaattgtttgcaccactcagtgatatttgggacatatttatactcattgtttttgttgttgttgttagtcgccgttGAGCCATCTCAGACTCAGggtgacagaacaaaacattgcctggtcctgcaccatctttctGATCGTTTAtatctttgagtccattgttttggctattgtattTCTACGTCTTATTGGAgatttccctcgttttcactgaccgtctactttaccaaccatgatttctttttctagcaACTGTAGCTGTACCTAAATCTAAGTTTAACTgggtattctgtattgtatctggCGATCCTAATCCCAGACCTTTCTCGATCACATCCCCTACTTCTGCCTGACCTTTCTGCCTTTGCTGACTTCCGTCATTTCTTGGCTCAGGAGGTGTACGATATGTCGGGTGCCCGCCTGGCCCTGACACTTTGCGTCACCAAAGCCCGGGAAGGTTCCGAGGCAGACCTGGATGCCCTGGAACGTATGTTCCAGAAGCTGGGATTTGAGAGCACCTTGAAGAGAGATCCCACCGCTCAGGTATTGCTGCCAACTTTAGGCCAGGGGGGCAAGGGGCTGAGCCACAAGGTGGGCTCTGGGGCCCCGCTTGAGTCTAGTCATTCCCCTCCCTCCAGCAATTCCAGGAAGAGTTGGATAAATTCCAGCAGGCCATGGATGCCCGGACAGACCCCATCAGCTGCAGCTTTGTGGTGCTCATGGCGCATGGGTCAGAAGGCTATCTCAAGGGGGAGGATGAGAAGATGGCCAAGCTGGATGACCTCTTTGAGGTCCTGAACAACAAGAACTGCCAGGCCCTAAAAGCCAAACCCAAAGTGTACATCGTACAGGCCTGTCGAGGAGGTGGGGACACAGCCAAGAACATAGAACCTGTAGAATCGAGCCCAAAGTTACCCGTAATCAACCCAAATCCCAGATTCAAGGACCAAGCCCCAACTAAGCCCTGTGCACCCTTCCTTGTGCTACCAGACTGTCCCGTGGCCTTCTTTTCTCCCCATCTTTCTCTTCTTTGactttgccttctcctcttttTGGTATTTCAGAACAAAGAGATCCTGGAGAAATAGTAGGTGGAAGTGAGATCAGGATGATCATAAAAGACAGCCCCCAAACCATTCCAACCTACACAGATGCCCTGCATGTCTACTCCACTGTAGAGGGTATGAGCTACCAGCCCACCTAGGCACCAATTGCAGCCTGGCCTCCGcttctcctcttcccttcacccacCACACTTGGCCCTGAGCCTCTCCTCTAGGATCTCCCTCAGGAGCCACCCCTCCCAGGGGTGATCCAGCCATCCATTCACACACCCACCCAACCACTCACTTATCCATTCAACCACCCCACCCAACCACTCACTTATCCATTCAACCacctattcatccatccatccacttatCCACCCATCAGTCCATCCATCTGTCACCCATTCACCCACCCATCCTTTCacccaactacccatccttccacccaaccacccatccacccatccacccatccacccatccacccatccacccatccacccatccacccatccactcatccatccatccatccatccacccatccatccatccatccatccatccactgatATATCACCTCCCCCTACCACACTACTGGAGCTTCCCTGAGCCCACCTCCTCATGGTCTCTCTGGAATCCCCAGGGTACATTTCCTACAGACATGACAAGGAAGGCTCCTGCTTCATCCAGACTCTGGTTGAAGTGTTTACTGAGAGGAAAGGACACATTTTGGAACTTCTGACAGAGGTGAGTGGAAAGGAGGTACCTGGAAGCCCTCTCAGACTGAGCAGGGAGAAAGTGGAGGGGGTTGAGCCTTCCCAAACCTTTCTTCATGTTCCACTCCCATTCCTCCTGCCCCAAATCCAACTGAGGTCCCAACACAGATGCTAGGATGTCCAAAGTCCTTGGTACATGAGATAATTTAGAGGAAATACAGACCCACTTCTATAAATAAATACCTGTTTAGTCACCGTTTGGATTTAACCAATGTtcggacaatttttttttctaatagttgTGTGTTTTATTGTGGATTAGAAAAACATACGTAACAAGAATGTCTAAaacacccaaaaaacccaaacccactgccgttgagttgatttcaactcatagtgaccctataggacagagtagaactgccccatagagtttctaaggagcacctggtggattcaaactgctgaccttttggctagcagccgtagctcttaaccactatgctaccagggtttcccaagaatGTCTACCCAATGATTTTATAGATGTGATAATATAGAATGAGGGAATAAAGGGTCTCTCATCTTAGGACTTGGGAACCCACCTGCCCTACTCTCTAGCCTTCTCCCTATTACCCTGGCTCCCCCAAGAGGCCCAGCCCCAAGCTGACCACCCCTGTCATTGCAGGTGACACGGCGGATGGCAGAAGCAGAGCTGGTTCAGGAAGGGGAAGCAAGGAAAGTGAATCCTGAAATCCAAAGCACCCTTCGGAAACGGCTCTATCTGCAGTAGAAATAGAAAGGGCAGGGAGGGACTTTCCTTCTGGTACTCCCTCTGCCCCAAAGATATTTAAAGGAAGCTCTCACCATTTCCCCAAAACCTTCTCTTCCCAAGGCATCCAGTCTCCCTTACTATCACGCTCTTTATGCTGGTTCTCCATCAATCTATCTCTGTCTTTCTTAGAGCAAGCTGATCAAAACTGAGTGCAAGTCACATGCGGTAACATTAATATCACCTCCCTCTGGCTGGAATCCCTACCTCTATTAATGCAACCTAAGATTCACTTATCCTACTTTCTGCTCCTGAGCTCACCTGaaatccttcttctttctcccatgaatCACACCCATCCACATGCAATTGATTAAAGCCCAAATCAATGCCTACTCATTATCCCCACCCCAGTAGAAACTTCCCTGGCTCCTAAATCTCACCGGGAGTTATAACCACTTCCTGAGCCCTCATCTAACCTCCCAGTGATTCCCTTCTAACTCCTGGAGATTCAGTAAGGCAATAACCATTCTCTCTCCAAGACGTGTCCTCCTTGGCTTGTAAGTCAGTGCATTGATATCATTCTCCTCCTAGCTCATGGCCTCTCTGTCTGATGGAGCAACCTCCTTCTTTTCTGGGTCCCTCTCCTTCCTAACACACCTCTTCACCAGATCCTGGACTCTTCCCTCTCCCCAAGAAAATCCACACATCCACCCATCCTTGCAATTCTACCTTTCCACCACTCTGTGAATCAGAGCACATTTTCGGAGCCATGAAACATCACCTGGTGTCATCCTGTTATTTTTAAGACAACGAAATAAAGGCTCAGACAGGTTAGATGACTTGCCAAAAGTCACACCGTACATCAGTGGTAGAGTCAAGGTCTGACTTCCAGCCCCCTTTCCACTACACGCTACATCTTAATCCatcagaaaacttctctaattaTAGGAACTGGCTAAAAAAAATTCTCCCTCCTTTGGAAGTAGAAACTCTCTAGAAGACTTCTAGAAATTCTCAATAATCACCAGTCAAGGTTATTTCCACTGAATTCTGGTACTGGGCTAGAAGTTGGATCCAATGTGCTGTCTTCCAAGTCTATGGTCTATatctctcccccaaccctgacatTTATTTCCCAAACAACCTGTGGGACAAATCCATCACCATTGAAATTCACGGCTTAAGATGAGTCTATTCCTCCTCATGCCTAACTCCAAGCTTTCCCTGGCATTCTCAATCTCAGGGCTCCAGGTTTGGAATTCTGTGGTTCTCTGACTCCTCTTTTGTTGCATCCTTTATATGCCACCAGGTACCACACCCAGCCCTGAGTGACTTTGAAATGTCTCTTATGTGTGTCTTCTCTTCCCTCACTTTTGGGGCTCAAGTTCATTTTGTGCCTGCATCTTTGTAACAGCTTTTTTCCTTGGCTCTCTGCTACCGATCTCACCCCTCCGGTCTGTCTTCTGTACCATCCACAAAAGTGATCTCACTAGAACATTCAAAACACAATGGTACCCTATTATTTAGAGACCAAGATCGAACTCCACATCCTGATTTCTCACACCCTTACAATTCCAGCCCCTATCAACAATCAGCTAGACTCATCTCccatctcccccaaccatgaactcACTCTTCTAACAAAGCCAGTGTCCTCCTTACTCATCCCTTCGCCAAGCCTTGGTTATCATTTTCCCAAGCTGATGTGAATCCTCCCCTTCACTCCCTATCCTCTACCTCCCACCCATACTTCCTCCATAAAGCCATTCCTAATATTCCTTCTAGTTGATACTGTTCTCTTACCTAGGACATGCTGAAGATTACCATTTCTTGAGTGGAGGGAATAAGGCTTTGCATCAACATAATGTGTGCTCAATAAACAGTTGTCAGACTTGGAAAGAATGTGCTGGAATCTTTTCTCTGTGCTTAAACTGTGGATGTGAAAGGAGTTATGCCTCCCAAGTGTGTCTATCATAAACAGGGAATCAGGAGCCTCATCCTGTCTCTTTCATGAAAACAGATTAAGTTGGGAATTTGTGCAATTATGGCCACACTTCCGCATCAGATGACTATATTTTACATGATTTTTCCACCTCCAGGATGTCCCCAAAGAATTATCCAGACAGAACTGTGGCTTTTCAGAACCATAAGGGACTTGGAGATCAGCTGGTTACTGAATCAGAAATATTTGGCAAGGGTACCACCTCTCTCAATCCTGGTGCCCATGGCAAACACAAACTATCACACCATCTTTTTTACTAAATTCAGGTGTAGCATCAGTCTTTCTTCTCTCAGCACCCGGAAAGCCAACACTTGTCTATTGGCATGGGTATATCATTCCTGATCCATATTCTTAAGTGGTAGACCAGGGTCTTCAATCTATGGCACAGCAATAACCAAGGCAGTGGTTGGAAATGGCAGAGCAAGCGACTGAGGCAAGGGTGGGTACACAAAGCCAAGTAGATCTAGATCCCATGCGTTCACCATGTGCAAACCTGTGATCCAAACACCCACTGATTCTGGCAACTTCTTACATAGGGGTTGGCAAATTATGGCCCATCAGCTGAATC
This region includes:
- the CASP14 gene encoding caspase-14 is translated as MKMRKQRDGTRLYLNLSLTGYSVLYLAILIPDLSRSHPLLLPDLSAFADFRHFLAQEVYDMSGARLALTLCVTKAREGSEADLDALERMFQKLGFESTLKRDPTAQQFQEELDKFQQAMDARTDPISCSFVVLMAHGSEGYLKGEDEKMAKLDDLFEVLNNKNCQALKAKPKVYIVQACRGEQRDPGEIVGGSEIRMIIKDSPQTIPTYTDALHVYSTVEGYISYRHDKEGSCFIQTLVEVFTERKGHILELLTEVTRRMAEAELVQEGEARKVNPEIQSTLRKRLYLQ